The following DNA comes from Hippoglossus hippoglossus isolate fHipHip1 chromosome 12, fHipHip1.pri, whole genome shotgun sequence.
acaagaataaaatgtcttttctctGAAGGTTTCACTTTGGAAAATGGATGAATTAAGTAAATGTACAAGATGATGTAATGAATGCTTCTTTGTTGGAAACTAATTTATATTGTTAACACGTTACAAGTTGTgtgaaatgatgaataaaagtcaacaaatcatattcttgtgttttgtgttttgttactTTCTCTCTTGAACAACACGCGTCACCCGGAGTTGTGTGTTTGGAGTTTCACACTCAGCAGTATTTGCATGGAGCGCGCGCCCGCCTGTCATCTGCTCACAGAATAAAGGCCGTGCTcggccccgcccccccccccacacagctCATCTGCATGTGTATGGCGCAGCGCACAATAGCGCCGCTCCGGGCCTGTCGGCTCCAGCGGTCCGCACAGAGCGGCCATTGTCTGGGCTGCAGATGTCTCCGCAGCCACGCCGCGCCATCTGCCGCTCCCTGCAGGTGGGGGTCGGCCAGGGCAGGGCCGGGAGGAGGTGTCAGTGGGTCTCCAGTGCcgggggggggcagccgggcTGGGTCTGACTGGTTTGGGCCGGTTGTGGAGGTCCCGAGTATCATCTGGTGTCCTGCCAGCTGCTGTCGGGACTATTGTTTACTGGCAGGCACTTGGTGAAACTTTGGTAAACAGGCCacagagaggggtggggggggggggcagcagctgctctgcagCTCAACAATGAAACCTGCGTCTCACACACATCAGCCTTTCAACACATTATTTCTCCTTTCAGGAACCAAACGAGTCTTTTCAAATCCACACAACTGGTTTCTATGGGTCcaagttttctcttttcctttgtaATCTGCACATTTTCCAAAACCCTGCGTGCACAAAAGGAAAGATGCACAAAATGCACGTGcacaaacattatattttgCATGAAAGAGTTTATGcattaaagacaataaagataaCTGTCGTTGTTCTTTGGTTCATATCAGTGTAAAGTTTGCACAGGAACCTGAACAAGTCATCATACGACTGATTGAAGCCAGTTCTGTTCCCTGAAAAGACTCATGTTGTtaatgaaagaagaaataatgtgGTGAAAAGACAGATCTCTGTGACACGGGTTGAGACCGggggctgtggctcagaggggagagcgggtcatccactaatcAGAGGGTCAATAGTTCAATCCCTGGCTTCTTCCATCCCCGTGTCAAAGTGTCCTCGGGCcagatagagaaagtgctgcagatAAATACACGTGTGTGAAGTGCAAAAAcattaaagcactttgagtggtcatcaaatCTAGAAAAActctttataaaaacatttaccaTCATTTTATGAAATGGTTGTTCTCTACCTCAGGGTCAGGACCCAGATTTACACATAATCTTTAATCTTCTGATTCTTTTGACCTCGTTAGGCCAAAAAAGTAAAATCAGTCTTTAATGACTCAGACGCTGAAGCTGAGAGGTTTCCAGCAGCTtggctttattttgaagggatCAGAAGCcataaaaagttttaaatctcttttaaaATTAGAGAATtacaaaatgtacagaaaattTATAAGAAGAACATTTTATACAGACGTTTACATGTCATCAGGCACTTTCACAGactggaagaagaaaaacaactttaataCAAATTGTGAAAAAAGGAGTCTCTTACACAATGTATATAAATAGTAtatataagatttaaaaaaaatccctgtgaACTTGTTGGTATAAAAGAATCTGTATAAAAAGAGTTTCTCTAGCAGTTATGAAAGCACACAGAGCTTGGAGGTGTGTCTGAGGCCCCTGTAGGACCGGAGCCCCTCTCTCTTAGGGTCCCTCACCATCCCTCGTACCACGGGGGGGCAGTCGCAGCCCCGGCGCTTCTGTGCTCGGTGCAGCAGGATTCGATAAACCCCCGTGACGGGGCTGCGGCTGTCTGTGGGCCGGTTGATCCGCAGATGCACGGAGGTAAAGCCGAGCTCCTCCAGCGAGCtcctgatctcctcctcctcctcctcctccaggtcccCGTACTCCGAGCCCAGCAGGCTCTGCAGGGGGCTCACCGGTTCCTGACGCACCAGCGACCAGGGAAACTCCACAGGCAGCAGCCAATCGCAGCCCAACATCTGGTCCACGGCGCAGCGGTCGTCAGGGACTGGCTTCAAGATGCCCCTGATGAGTTTCTGGCAGGGACCGGCCACCCAGGGCGGGAGGGTGTAGGCCCCGTCAATGATGCAGCGCCGCAGCTTGCCCATGGTTTCGGCGCGGAACGGCATGGTGCCGGTCACCATGAAGAAAAGCAGGACCCCCATGGCCCACACATCCACCGGAGGCCCCAGGTAGGACTCGTCCCTGAAGAGCTCCGGGGCGGCGTAGGGCGGAGAGCCACAGAAGGTGTCCAGGGCGTCGGCACGGTTTGAAACCCGCGTGCTGAATCCAAAGTCAGCCaccttcacacagctgctggtgGTGAACAGAACGTTCTCTGCCTTCAGGTCTCGGTGGATGATGTTGATGTcgtgctgcagagaaaaaacacaggattTAAATGTCTTAGTATGGAACAGATCTGAGATCGTAGATGATCGGTgagctttgatttgatttagtttGTCAGAACTTGACATTACAGAGAAAACCAAATGTGGCTGCTCACCATGTATTTGATCGCAGAGAGGATCTGGGCGAAGATGATCTTGCTGGTTTTGTCTGTGCATTTCCCCTCGTTGCAGATCTTGTTGTGGAGGTCGCCTCCTCCTGCGTACTCCAGCACCAGGTAAAGGCGGCTGGGCGTCTCCACCACCTCGTACAGTCGCACCACGTTGGGGTGCTGCAGGAACTCCATGCTGCTGATCTCCTTGGAGAGCAGACGCTGGGCCTGAGCGTCCAGCTTCGTCTTATCCAGGACCTTCAGGGCCACTTTGTCTACGAGATGAAGATGAGGACAAGGACATCTTATTTTCATGTGGTTGCAGTGGGAAAGGATCACAGGCAAAAGTAATGTGACTCGTAAAGGTGTGATGAACAAGTGGATCGTTTCTTTACCTTTAGCCAGAGCGTGGAACGCCATTTTGACCCTGGAGAAGGTCCCGCACCCGATCTCCCCTCGGACCTTGTAGAAGCCCACCCTGCGGCCTATGATCAGCTCCTTGATGGTCTTCTCGTCCTTGCACATGTCGGTGGTGAGCTTCTGCAGGGGGGTGACCGGCGGCGGGGCCTCGGCCTCCTCATCCTCGGACTCCGCGAAGGAGCTGTCTGTCAGGCTGTATTGGCAGTGGTGGAACTTGGGGCTCGCCACCTGGTACTGGGGTCCGGGCATCTCTGTAGCAGGCTGGAGATTCACAGATATGATAAATGTCTGGAAACATAACAAATACTAACGTACACATGAGCGAGCTCTAAATATGACTCTTCAAATATTCCCAAATAACTGATTTTTATTGGCCGGATTTTTCTATAAACTGAAGGCTCATCCCTCAAGGTcgacaaattaaataaagagtCTCATGCAACATCTGCCCCGTACACACCCGGTATCAACATGTGGTTCTTGTGACTTGATCACAAGTGGACGGCTCTGAATGCTAAATGAACGTGGACCCATGAGGCCCCGACCACCTCCGCATGTGCGTTCACACGTGTACTTAGAGCCGTCCGCTTGAGATCGGATCACAAAACCCACCTGTTAATACCTGGTGTGCACGGGGCCATAGCGTTCACTGCGGACCTGTAAGTGGAAATTGCTGCAATAAGACCAAAGAGAtttgacaaaatataaaactaatgTAAAAGACAAGGTGCTCATCTTCTTACCAAGTTCCCAAATGGTTGCTCTGCATCAAAACACGTCCACGGCGTCCATCACGAGCGACacagctgaggaggaaacatgcTTCTTTTGGCCCAAAAGGAGCCACAACAGTTATGTTTCTTCACACATGCTGAGGTCGGACTCGATCTCATCCCACTGAGCCGACTGCTGCCATCGCTGCTGTTCCTCCACTGCGCACTGATGGGAACAGTGGAGTGGAGGGGGCACGTTCACAGTCAAGTGGACAGCCAGGACGAGCTTCCCTGGCCACACCCTTCGCCGCTCACCTCTCCCTGTCTTTCACCCTCTCGTCCTCACTGAGGAACCAGGGATTAAGATGGTGTCATGAACTCTAATCCTGTTGTAATTTAGGACCGTCCCAATCCCTTCAAACAGTTAACATCAGGCCAGGGAGGTAAAAACCAGGCTGAAAACAGGCAGCAGAGGACGAATACGTGCACGTACTGGTATCTACAGTACATATACATATGACAGGATGCATTGGATCGCAGGTGCAGGAGAACACACCCGTGTGAGAGACATGTCTGCGTTGTGCAGCCACGCTTGATCTCTTGGCTTTTGTGAAGATGAAATGTTACGCAACAGCATTAGGCAATGTTCCCATCGAGATTAGCTCCCTGTCCCCTGAGACGCTGAGCAGAGCAGATCAAGAGATTACAAAGCATGAGGTCAGCAGGCGGAGCGTCTTCCTTCAGGTGTGTCAGTCCCTGTGAGCAGCAGTGGACAGGAGGGACGACCGAAAAGACGTCAAGAGGTGAATAAGTGCACAACTGACTTGTCATGATATAAATCAACGACAAACGAGTATAAAACCCAGAGAACAACGAAACACTCTTCATTGAAACCACTAGTTAAATATCTCCTCTTATACATGTGCAcccatgcttttattttgaatttagttaaataaaaatgtctatAAGCACGACTGATGCTTGAGCTTTTCACAGCCAGATCTGCATTTCTATAAATGTCACTAAGACTTTCTGACTTATCAACCACTTGTTTCTGCTTTAAACTCTCAAATAACAAAGTTTAAATAATGTGATTTTAACACAGTCCAGGAAGCGACTGCAGTAAATAGTCCAGCACCATAACAAAAgcacatgttttgtttttatgcattATACAAGTTATATTTCTCCTGAAGAGGTGCAGGTAGAGtagattttatttaatgataagctaagctaaccaacTGCTAACGATAGCTTCATTATGAGCATACGAACGTGACAGTGATATCAAACATCTCATCTAACGCTGAAAATTAAGCCAGtaaatcttaaaatgtaaatttatcTTTATAAATTAATGTGACAAAAGCCTCAATATCAGCTTCACATTGCTCCAGTTTAATAAACCATCAAATATCAACACAGGCTTTCAGAATTTAGCTcaaaacaataaagttgaaGTACTAATGTTCAGAATGACTACAACACCATGCATGttctaaaataataaacatatgtatgtaaataactaatacaatacaataaatactCTGATCATTGCATAGATTGTCAACAtcagtgaaagacaagtttGACTTTGAGGAACCTGAGTCAGAGTTAAATGATTAGTTTTCCTTTAATTGAAAGAAGTCAAATAGGTTTAATTCCCTGAACGATCCTGGACTTCTAACTACTCCCTGACTGCTTCCTCTGCGTCGCCTCCCTGCAGCCGTCTGATTGGATTAAAGCCTTAGACAGGTTAACAGGTTTGAAAGTGTTCTCTGCACACTGCTCacctgtgaagctgcagctccagtgAGGGCCGACGGTGCATCAGAAGCAGTGGGATCTCTACAATGTGTACAACAGTTATGCTTTCAAAATGAAACTAATGAACTACAAAGTGTGAAATGGTTGAGTTACTTGTCTCCAGTGAGTCTGGAgctttgtgcagctgcagagccgACAGCTCAGCGGCTTGTTAACTTCGTTTGGCCTTGACACAATCTagatcttcctcctcttcaggcGGCTGTCGCTGACGCCGCTGCAGCGCTggctctcctccagctccttgatTCTCTGACGCAGGGCCCCAATctccttgttcttctcctcttgGATGAACTGCAGCTTCTGAGGACAAGAAGGAGGCTTTAGAAACACGTCTGACGCTGATGACCTACTCAACATTACCCACTGATCTTCAACAGTTTATTCAGTGGTTCTCGTAAATAACCGGCTTCTAAACGATTCACAATAATTGTacgagagaaaaaaacagtaaCTTCCCATCTgggttattttatttatttcacaacaaTACAGGGAGGGAGGATTCTGGGAAGTAATCTGTTACTGAGAAGAGGGAAACGATCAGGACATTAAGAAAAACCTGATGTGAAGGTCACAGGTCAGGGCTCATCTGAAGTTCGCATTCAAAAGACAGAACATACAAACTGGCACATGAAATATGTTTCTGCTGGAGCACGATCAAAAATTCTGATACCTATATACTGTCTGATGTGTAAtatggatatttttttaaatggccaTGATTCCTAAAAccttatcaaacccttatgacaaagaaatgcagtTGAAGCTTGatactttacactttaaccataaactttattataaataactataagtaaaaagaaaaaaacaactacaaccaaatatatagaagttttattaagaaaataaacatttaatgtaaaatataaacatgaatcttttctgcattgtctatactgtaaaataaaaccgTTCATATTGGCCAACTGATAATTCAGTGGAGCTCTAGCTTCTGCACAGTGAGACCTTGGCTCCCACTTCAGTGTGTTTACTTGTTAATTAAGCTCTATaatggagaggagggggggaggataTAAAAGAGCGTGTGCGGGCCGCTCACCCTCTTGAAGACGCTCTGAGGAAGGAGGCCGGagccttgctgctgctgctgctgctgctgctgctgctccctccaCTGAGCTGAGCTCTGAACTCGGGCTAACTTCGCACCaaactgacaaaacacacacagcaaaacgTCAAATAAACGTAGGACTCGACACATTGTCTGAGAAGAGATGAGACCCTCCTGCAGACGGACTCTCGACCTCTTCAGCCCTTCAGATTATCTATGTCATTACATGTTTGGACTTTATGaggagaaaataacaaattacaGACTTTAATCTTTAGAAACTAGTGGATGACAAAAGTAAAATGAAGCCTCTTCTTTCGTTTACCTCCATCTGTAACTTGAGGAGctcgctctgcctctctctctcctgatcCTTCagcctcttcttcatctcctccagatACAGATCCTTCTTCTCCAGAAGCTTCTTCACTTCAGCATCTTTGGCTTCCACTGTCAcaacaaaagacaaattaagGTTAATCATGAGAATactttagtttttctttatttttagagTATTTCCTACACTGagaaagttatgttttcatcactaTTTGATTGAAATTCATGTCGAGGGGAAACTTTCAGGAATTGTTATACTATTGACTGATGTTTtactgaaaaataaagttgaCTTAAATGTGAACTGTGCATATTAGTAGTATTCAGATGTCAGTGAGTGTTTTCCTTGTTGTCAACAGCTGCTCTGTATGTGTCGTTGTTTGTCTTGTGATTTCAGACATTGGACATTGGATCTGGACTCTGAGGGATTTGTTTTGAGCTCTTACCCTGACTGGAACCCTCCCTCTGCGCGAGCTCcgcctccctcctgctctgctgtctCACGGCCTCTAGCTCCCtcttgtgtctctcctcctttgtGACCATTTCACAGAGCAGCCGCTGAGCCTCAGCCTCTCCATCCTGACGACACACAGACCACATCACtcactgatgctgcagctggTGAACACTTTAAAGTCACGACTTCGTGTCTGCTGTGAACAAAGTGAATGAAACGTTTGTGCTTCCATCTTCACCTCCACCGTTCTCTCGTTCTGTCGCTTCAGGTCGACCACGTCCCTCTTCAGTCTCTGGTTCTCCACTGCAACATGAACAATATTCACAAAGAGGAAGAACTATTTGTTCTTCCTCTTAAAAAGATGTGCGCTCAGCTGGTGTTTGTAAATTTACCTCTGAGGTTGCACTGCTCCTGCAGAGTCTGCTGCAAACTGTTCACTGTGAGGAGAaggctgtctctctctgcaacACACCGATCAACACAATTAACAATGACAGGCGGCTGccagacaaacactgaactctggagaatctccGGATAGTCTCTGGACGGGAGGAGATATGAGTGTGAgaattaaaatgtccaaatgagagGCTGCAGACAGTTGTATAAtcttaaattcattattatttcaggGTTGTTATGGAGTGTGTGTCCTTTAAAGTTCACCTGCGTGACCATGTATTCGAGGTGGGATTACTTAATAATACATCAGCCCCTTTTGTAAATGTTAACACTTTTAGGATTTGATTTTCTGAAGGTAACAAACTTCagactttgtcttttctccatGCACCAGGGACGTGCTGTCGTTTGGTCAAatcaccagcagagggaggcAAACAAACACCAAGTCCCACCAGGCTCTTTAATCttctcaaacaaacagaataaagtTATTCAGTTAGTTTCtaatgtaaagaaagaaaagtcacCTTCAGTCAGACTCTTCTCTTTGGTCTGATAGAATTTAACGAGTCTCGTGGCGTCGTCCAGCTCGACCTCCAACAGCTGGTTTCTGCCACTGACCTGTGAGATCGTCTGTGGAACAACAGTAAGAGACAGTGgacatgtttgtctttattatgGTCCCTCAAGGACGGACAGTGGAAAGGGAACAGACTCTAATGCATCTGTACATGACACTGAACTAAATGTCTCATGGGTTTGAAATGGCCTCACTTTGGATTCAAGGAACATTAACGTGGCATTTTATACATGTTCGGAcatgttatttattaataaactTAACAATTAATCTGTAAAGAAATAACCACAAGTCTTAGTTTAATACTGTTTagtggatagatagatagatagatagatagatagatagatagatagatatagagataGATTGATCTATTTATCTAAGATAGAAATGTATAATTCAATAGAAAGTAGTGAGGAAAGTATCATTAGCAACA
Coding sequences within:
- the si:ch211-22d5.2 gene encoding serine/threonine-protein kinase NIM1 — its product is MPGPQYQVASPKFHHCQYSLTDSSFAESEDEEAEAPPPVTPLQKLTTDMCKDEKTIKELIIGRRVGFYKVRGEIGCGTFSRVKMAFHALAKDKVALKVLDKTKLDAQAQRLLSKEISSMEFLQHPNVVRLYEVVETPSRLYLVLEYAGGGDLHNKICNEGKCTDKTSKIIFAQILSAIKYMHDINIIHRDLKAENVLFTTSSCVKVADFGFSTRVSNRADALDTFCGSPPYAAPELFRDESYLGPPVDVWAMGVLLFFMVTGTMPFRAETMGKLRRCIIDGAYTLPPWVAGPCQKLIRGILKPVPDDRCAVDQMLGCDWLLPVEFPWSLVRQEPVSPLQSLLGSEYGDLEEEEEEEIRSSLEELGFTSVHLRINRPTDSRSPVTGVYRILLHRAQKRRGCDCPPVVRGMVRDPKREGLRSYRGLRHTSKLCVLS
- the LOC117772269 gene encoding coiled-coil domain-containing protein 152-like encodes the protein MKKLNCFHLDDLMEEFAQLEQTISQVSGRNQLLEVELDDATRLVKFYQTKEKSLTEERDSLLLTVNSLQQTLQEQCNLRVENQRLKRDVVDLKRQNERTVEDGEAEAQRLLCEMVTKEERHKRELEAVRQQSRREAELAQREGSSQVEAKDAEVKKLLEKKDLYLEEMKKRLKDQERERQSELLKLQMEFGAKLARVQSSAQWREQQQQQQQQQQGSGLLPQSVFKRKLQFIQEEKNKEIGALRQRIKELEESQRCSGVSDSRLKRRKI